The Miscanthus floridulus cultivar M001 chromosome 7, ASM1932011v1, whole genome shotgun sequence genome includes a region encoding these proteins:
- the LOC136464990 gene encoding uncharacterized protein, whose translation MEHISHYIAQFGEASIEEAHIVRFFPLSLFGSAFTWFSSLEPNSIIGWADLERKFHVYFYTGTGEKKLTDLTSMRQRNNESGCDFIQRFREVRSRCYSLNLSDGQLAELAVQGMLLVMKEKFTSQEFENSDDEDAEIGVAEWTWNKKTVSCPWVKESEDTYDFDVSKADKIFDLLLEKGQLKLPPNHKIPSPEELKRRKYCKFHNASTHSTNECRVFRQHILIAIEQGKVKFESAKKSNMKIDENTFPKDVNMVNIKLLKGKAKVLTLDRAKEARTVDPMGQISTNEYKKIRQQRDKRKSRYEQAELRGLRHDYEESDEDEFEEAVVQLTLQSQQAIFDKPSQHRHLKALYMKGFVDGKPMMKMLVDGGVVVNLMPYTTFRKLGKSPGDLIETDMMLKDFGGNTSKTQGALNVELTIGSKTLFTTFFVIDGKVARR comes from the exons ATGGAGCATATCAGCCATTATATTGCTCAGTTTGGAGAAGCATCTATTGAAGAGGCACATATAGTTCGATTCTTCCCATTATCTTTGTTCGGATCGGCTTTTACTTGGTTCTCGTCATTAGAACCTAATTCTATCATAGGATGGGCCGATTTGGAGAGGAAATTTCATGTATACTTCTATACTGGAACTGGGGAGAAGAAGCTTACTGATCTAACCAGCATGAGGCAGAGAAACAATGAGTCAGGCTGTGATTTCATTCAAAGGTTCAGAGAAGTTAGAAGCCGATGTTACTCGTTGAATCTGTCTGATGGCCAATTGGCTGAATTGGCTGTTCAAGGGATGTTACTAGTGATGAAAGagaagttcactagtcaagaatTTGAAA actctgatgatgaagatgcagagATTGGGGTAGCTGAGTGGACATGGAATAAGAAGACTGTATCTTGTCCTTGGGTGAAGGAGTCAGAAGATacttatgattttgatgtctccAAGGCTGATAAGATTTTTGACTTGCTGCTAGAAAAAGGACAGTTGAAGTTACCTCCAAATCataaaattccatcaccagaggAGCTCAAAAGGAGAAAGTAttgcaagtttcataatgctagtACTCATAGCACCAATGAGTGTAGAGTTTTCCGCCAGCATATTCTAATAGCTATTGAGCAAGGAAAAGTCAAATTTGAATCAGCTAAAAAGTCAAACATGAAGATAGATGAAAATACTTTTCCAAAAGATGTGAATATGGTGAATATCAAGCTACTCAAAGGAAAGGCTAAGGTGCTAACATTAGATAGAGCCAAggaagctagaacagttgatcctaTGGGGCAAATATCGACTAATGAATACAAGAAGATTAGGCAGCAACGTGATAAGcgtaagagccgatatgagcaag CAGAGCTCAGAGGTCTGAGGCATGATTATGAGGAGTCAGATGAAGACGAGTTTGAGGAAGCAGTGGTGCAGTTAACTCTTCAAtcacaacaagctatatttgacaaACCATCTCAGCATCGGCACTTGAAAGCTCTATATATGAAGGGATTTGTTGACGGGAAGCCGATGATGAAGATGTTAGTCGATGGAGGTGTTGTTGTTAATTTAATGCCCTACACCACGTTTCGCAAGCTTGGGAAGAGTCctggagatttgattgagactgatatGATGCTAAAGGACTTTGGTGGCaatacatctaagacccagggggcatTGAATGtcgaattgacaattggaagtaagaccTTATTTACTACTTTCTTCGTCATCGACGGTAAAG TGGCAAGGAGATAA